A region of Euryarchaeota archaeon DNA encodes the following proteins:
- a CDS encoding winged helix-turn-helix transcriptional regulator yields the protein MLALIKKSPGISVSDTARLLGIDFKTALHHSRVLADYHHIELAKKGRFLRLFENHNSFGVNEKGYILAFDSDVRRKIAKLVLLEPGISQAEMRGRLDYAKSTVNFHVSRLASSGIVQAHPERPTGYVVAPEIRNKVIDALVTAAEAPRGSSAVGKALESSATGA from the coding sequence ATGCTTGCGCTCATTAAGAAGAGTCCTGGCATCTCTGTTTCGGATACGGCTCGCCTGTTGGGTATTGATTTCAAGACGGCTCTTCATCACTCTCGGGTCCTTGCGGATTATCATCATATCGAGTTGGCGAAGAAGGGTCGGTTCCTTCGCCTCTTTGAGAACCACAATTCCTTCGGTGTCAATGAGAAGGGCTACATCCTTGCGTTCGACTCGGACGTTCGCCGTAAGATTGCGAAACTCGTCCTTCTTGAGCCTGGCATTTCCCAGGCAGAGATGCGCGGCCGCCTCGATTACGCGAAGAGCACGGTGAATTTCCACGTGTCGCGCTTAGCGTCGAGCGGGATCGTCCAAGCGCACCCGGAGCGGCCGACCGGTTACGTCGTGGCTCCGGAGATCCGTAACAAGGTCATCGATGCCTTGGTCACCGCCGCCGAGGCGCCCCGAGGAAGCTCGGCGGTCGGAAAGGCTTTGGAGTCGTCAGCGACCGGGGCCTGA